A genomic segment from Aspergillus chevalieri M1 DNA, chromosome 7, nearly complete sequence encodes:
- a CDS encoding uncharacterized protein (COG:S;~EggNog:ENOG410PI2K;~TransMembrane:1 (i90-107o)), which produces MLLPRNISRIPRITRPLRPPSIRPQVHHQNRLFTQTSNHQLVSPALTRPQLPFLSTSTRLTPWPIHLRQHFARLMSTESRDYYRRRISRGLRIGLSFYAILVLFQVIKLGMYQEGIEHQWPTPEEWTWKSRWCLRSARALMHPEEIGRLMTNWPMVAGYLRELIERLEDLNGEGKGLEVGENGFDVSGKSEPWRRGYFQALMGAAKAAENLDGWLTDRKQRISAPAEYVVGPSNPRPKPMPAGQKKVPREEDSEAASPSAETFYIKILTTNGFETRQKVDAALAYADWLDYKGLKETAGDMYIWAMDIASTGLSVDAGKVVDRRTGVLKNNSNAPASDNIIRVSTALAVHHAKQGNLSNALSIFTSVLKARRSSPPGDTATIPAVPSPATANNDAISSLFYSIRNMLVPAEYPPPPPSGNDPPLRNPSAICDEAALMTYIGEIIYASSSKETGLAWTRDAVDTAEATVLELGSPTVDSDGNPRQRCAECLKVGLENWRTMVGNLVARAELEEIQAADKAQSSWFGGEKSVKAKALERKRWEAEKLILEDRARKLRSIIEGETGFEGIIPGSSLFV; this is translated from the coding sequence ATGCTATTACCACGCAACATCAGCCGAATACCCCGAATTACACGGCCCCTACGCCCTCCAAGCATCCGACCTCAAGTTCACCACCAAAATCGACTCTTCACCCAAACCTCGAACCACCAGCTCGTCTCCCCCGCGCTAACCCGCCCTCAACTCCCCTTCCTCAGCACAAGCACCCGCCTCACACCATGGCCAATTCACCTCCGCCAACACTTCGCGCGTCTCATGTCGACAGAAAGCCGCGACTACTACCGTCGCCGGATCTCCCGTGGCCTCCGCATCGGTCTGAGCTTCTATGCGATCCTGGTGCTGTTCCAGGTGATCAAGCTGGGAATGTACCAGGAAGGCATTGAGCATCAGTGGCCGACGCCGGAGGAGTGGACGTGGAAGAGTAGATGGTGTCTACGGTCTGCGCGGGCGTTGATGCACCCCGAGGAGATTGGAAGGCTGATGACGAATTGGCCGATGGTTGCGGGGTACCTGCGGGAATTGATTGAGCGGTTGGAAGATCTCAATGGGGAAGGGAAGGGGCTCGAAGTTGGAGAGAACGGGTTTGATGTTTCCGGCAAGAGTGAGCCCTGGAGACGCGGGTATTTCCAGGCATTGATGGGTGCGGCAAAGGCCGCGGAAAATCTGGATGGGTGGCTGACGGATCGGAAGCAGAGGATTTCAGCGCCCGCAGAGTATGTGGTTGGTCCGTCAAACCCCAGGCCCAAGCCTATGCCTGCTGGTCAGAAGAAGGTGCCTAGGGAGGAGGATAGTGAGGCTGCGTCGCCGAGTGCGGAGACGTTTTATATCAAGATCCTGACGACGAATGGGTTTGAGACGAGGCAGAAGGTGGATGCTGCGCTGGCATATGCGGATTGGTTGGATTATAAGGGATTAAAGGAGACGGCGGGTGATATGTATATATGGGCTATGGATATCGCGTCTACGGGATTGTCTGTGGATGCGGGCAAGGTCGTGGACCGGAGAACTGGTGTGTTGAAGAACAACAGCAACGCGCCTGCATCTGATAATATTATTCGTGTCTCGACAGCTCTTGCAGTTCACCATGCAAAGCAGGGCAATCTATCCAACGCCCTATCCATCTTCACCTCAGTCCTGAAAGCCCGCCGCTCCTCACCACCCGGTGACACAGCAACAATCCCAGCCGTCCCCTCTCCCGCTACAGCCAACAATGATGCCatctcctccctcttctACTCTATCAGAAACATGCTCGTCCCAGCCGAATACCCACCCCCACCACCATCAGGAAACGACCCACCCCTCCGCAACCCATCCGCTATCTGCGACGAAGCAGCCCTGATGACCTACATCGGCGAAATTATCTACGCATCCTCATCCAAAGAAACAGGCCTAGCCTGGACACGTGACGCTGTCGACACCGCCGAAGCCACCGTTCTCGAACTGGGCTCTCCAACCGTCGACTCCGACGGCAACCCGCGCCAACGCTGCGCAGAGTGTCTCAAAGTTGGCCTCGAGAACTGGCGAACTATGGTTGGAAACTTGGTAGCGCGCGCTGAGCTGGAGGAAATCCAGGCTGCTGATAAAGCGCAGAGTTCATGGTTCGGAGGGGAGAAGAGCGTTAAGGCTAAGGCGCTTGAGCGGAAACGGTGGGAGGCTGAGAAGTTGATTCTGGAAGATCGGGCTAGGAAGTTGAGATCGATCATTGAGGGGGAGACTGGGTTTGAAGGGATTATACCCGGGAGTTCGTTGTTCGTTTAG
- the sC gene encoding sulfate adenylyltransferase (COG:P;~EggNog:ENOG410PFXE;~InterPro:IPR027417,IPR025980,IPR024951,IPR002650, IPR015947,IPR014729,IPR027535,IPR002891;~PFAM:PF01583,PF14306,PF01747;~go_function: GO:0004020 - adenylylsulfate kinase activity [Evidence IEA];~go_function: GO:0004781 - sulfate adenylyltransferase (ATP) activity [Evidence IEA];~go_function: GO:0005524 - ATP binding [Evidence IEA];~go_process: GO:0000096 - sulfur amino acid metabolic process [Evidence IEA];~go_process: GO:0000103 - sulfate assimilation [Evidence IEA]), producing MANSPHGGVLKDLLARDAPRNNELSAEAETLPAVVLNERQLCDLELIMNGGFSPLEGFMNEKDWSSVCENVRLADGNLFSMPITLDVSQQTVSDNNLQPGARITLRDFRDDRNLAILTIDDIYRPDKQKEAKLVFGGDEDHPAVKYLYTKTEEFYVGGKIEAVNKLAHYDYVALRYTPAELRIHFDKLGWNRVVAFQTRNPMHRAHRELTVRAARAQQANVLIHPVVGLTKPGDIDHFTRVRAYQALLPSYPNGMAVLGLLPLAMRMGGPREAIWHAIIRKNHGATHFIVGRDHAGPGKNSKGEEFYGPYDAQHAVEKYKAELGIEVVEFQQVTYCPDDDEYRPKDEVPAGVRTLDISGTELRKRLRTGAHIPEWFSYPEVVKILRESNPPRASQGFTIFLTGYINSGKDAIARALQATLNQQGGRSVSLLLGDTVRHELSSELGFSREDRHKNIQRISFVAGELTRAGAAVIAAPIAPHEHSRKAAREAVSQLGGSFFLVHVNTPLEYCEKTDKRGIYAKARAGEIQGFTGVDDSYETPTDADLTVDVSKQSVRSIVHEIVLMLESEGYFDRA from the exons ATGGCCAACTCTCCCCACGGTGGTGTCCTCAAGGACCTCCTCGCCCGCGATGCCCCTCGCAACAACGAGCTCTCTGCTGAGGCCGAGACTCTGCCTGCTGTCGTTCTCAATGAGCGCCAGCTGTGCGATCTTGAGCTGATTATGAACGGTGGTTTCTCTCCTCTTGAGG GCTTCATGAACGAGAAGGACTGGAGCAG TGTCTGCGAAAACGTCCGTCTCGCTGATGGCAACCTCTTCTCTATGCCCATTACCCTCGATGTCTCCCAGCAGACAGTCTCCGACAACAACCTCCAGCCCGGCGCCCGCATTACCCTGCGCGACTTCCGTGACGACCGGAACCTGGCTATCCTGACTATTGACGACATCTACCGTCCCGATAA GCAAAAGGAAGCCAAGCTTGTCTTTGGTGGTGACGAGGACCACCCCGCCGTCAAGTACCTCTACACCAAGACTGAAGAGTTCTACGTTGGTGGAAAGATCGAGGCCGTCAACAAGCTCGCCCACTACGACTATGTCGCTCTGCGCTACACTCCCGCAGAGCTGCGCATTCACTTCGACAAGCTCGGCTGGAACCGAGTTGTCGCCTTCCAGACCAGAAACCCCATGCACAGAGCTCACCGTGAGCTGACCGTCCGTGCCGCCCGCGCCCAGCAGGCCAACGTCCTCATCCACCCCGTTGTCGGTCTGACCAAGCCCGGTGACATTGACCACTTCACCCGTGTCCGTGCCTACCAGGCTCTCCTCCCCAGCTACCCTAACGGTATGGCCGTCCTGGGTCTCTTGCCCTTGGCCATGCGTATGGGTGGTCCCCGTGAGGCCATCTGGCACGCCATCATCCGGAAGAACCATGGTGCCACTCACTTCATTGTTGGTCGTGACCACGCCGGTCCCGGTAAGAATTCCAAGGGTGAGGAGTTCTACGGTCCTTATGACGCTCAGCACGCCGTCGAGAAGTACAAGGCCGAGCTGGGCATCGAGGTCGTCGAGTTCCAGCAGGTCACCTACTGCCCCGACGACGACGAGTACCGCCCCAAGGACGAGGTCCCCGCTGGTGTCCGCACCCTCGATATCTCCGGTACTGAGCTCCGCAAGCGTCTCCGCACCGGTGCTCACATCCCCGAGTGGTTTTCGTACCCCGAGGTCGTCAAGATCCTGCGCGAGTCGAACCCTCCTCGTGCCTCCCAGGGGTTCACCATCTTTCTTACCGGTTACATCAACTCCGGCAAGGACGCCATTGCCCGTGCTCTGCAGGCTACCCTGAACCAGCAGGGCGGTCGCTCCGTCTCGCTGCTTCTTGGTGACACCGTCCGCCACGAACTCTCCTCCGAGCTTGGCTTCTCCCGCGAGGACCGCCACAAGAACATCCAGCGTATCTCTTTCGTCGCTGGTGAGCTGACCCGCGCCGGTGCCGCCGTCATCGCCGCCCCCATTGCCCCCCACGAGCACTCCCGCAAGGCCGCCCGTGAGGCCGTCTCccagctgggtggttctttcttccttGTTCACGTCAATACCCCGCTCGAGTACTGTGAGAAGACCGACAAGCGCGGCATCTACGCCAAGGCTCGCGCTGGTGAGATCCAGGGTTTCACCGGAGTTGATGACTCGTACGAGACTCCTACTGACGCCGACCTCACCGTCGACGTCTCTAAGCAGAGTGTTCGCAGCATTGTTCACGAGATCGTTCTCATGCTTGAGAGCGAGGGCTACTTTGACCGTGCGTAA
- the met16 gene encoding phosphoadenylyl-sulfate reductase (thioredoxin) (BUSCO:EOG09264FVQ;~COG:E;~EggNog:ENOG410PI92;~InterPro:IPR011800,IPR002500,IPR014729,IPR004511;~PFAM:PF01507;~go_function: GO:0003824 - catalytic activity [Evidence IEA];~go_function: GO:0004604 - phosphoadenylyl-sulfate reductase (thioredoxin) activity [Evidence IEA];~go_process: GO:0019379 - sulfate assimilation, phosphoadenylyl sulfate reduction by phosphoadenylyl-sulfate reductase (thioredoxin) [Evidence IEA];~go_process: GO:0055114 - oxidation-reduction process [Evidence IEA]), whose amino-acid sequence MPAKTPINYPSEEAIDARDSQTESGYVSGGSSDDYMPEIVFTKPHLQFLNRQLQFLEPQDVLRWCITSLPHLFQTTAFGLTGLVTIDMLSKLEVPRPQVVDLIFLDTLHHFKETLDLVDRVRRRYPNNNIHVYKPEGVNSEEEFAKKFGPRLWETDDQFYDWVAKVEPAQRAYRELNVHAVLTGRRRSQGGKRGDLDVIEVDEAGLIKINPFANWSFDQVKRYVKENNVPYNELLDRGYKSVGDYHSTQPVKENEDERSGRWKGQEKTECGIHNPRSKYAQYLMDLERKRQEEALTSALQTQLSTAQ is encoded by the exons ATGCCAGCAAAGACTCCCATCAACTATCCTTCTGAGGAGGCCATTGATGCCAGAGATAGCCAAACCGAGTCTGGCTATGTCAGTGGCGGCTCCAGCGATGACTACATGCCTGAGATCGTCTTCACCAAGCCACACTTGCAGTTCCTCAACAGACAGTTGCAGTTCCTTGAACCTCAAG ATGTCTTGAGATGGTGCATTacctctcttcctcatctctTCCAGACTACTGCTTTTGGTCTCACTGGTCTCGTGACCATTGACATGTTGTCCAAGCTTGAGGTCCCCCGTCCTCAGGTTGTCGATCTGATCTTCCTCGACACGCTCCACCACTTCAAGGAAACTCTTGACCTCGTCGACCGCGTCCGCAGAAGGTACCCAAACAACAACATCCACGTTTACAAGCCAGAGGGCGTCAACTCCGAAGAGGAATTCGCCAAAAAGTTCGGTCCTCGCCTTTGGGAGACCGACGACCAATTCTACGACTGGGTTGCCAAGGTTGAGCCTGCCCAGCGTGCCTACCGGGAACTCAATGTCCACGCCGTCCTTACTGGCCGCCGTCGGAGCCAGGGCGGCAAGCGTGGTGACCTCGACGTGATCGAGGTTGACGAGGCCGGTCTCATCAAGATCAACCCCTTCGCCAACTGGTCCTTCGACCAAGTCAAGCGGTACGTCAAGGAAAACAACGTGCCCTACAACGAGCTTCTCGACCGGGGCTACAAGAGTGTCGGTGACTACCACTCGACACAGCCCGTCAAAGAGAACGAGGACGAGCGCTCCGGTCGTTGGAAGGGTCAGGAGAAGACCGAGTGCGGTATCCACAACCCACGGTCGAAGTACGCCCAATACCTCATGGACTTGGAACGAAAGCGACAAGAAGAAGCCCTCACGTCCGCATTGCAAACACAGCTTTCGACTGCTCAATAA
- a CDS encoding phosphoserine phosphatase SerB (COG:E;~EggNog:ENOG410PMA2;~InterPro:IPR036412,IPR023214;~PFAM:PF00702,PF12710,PF06888), which produces MAQANPTGTSRPVRPTLRHTLSGTSVIQDHQQYKPQVPINQSIGDVLGSATEPARGPLTFNANPISPDPEKVTDSGIIHSIFDHQANPLPAGTPQLVATIYYKSSDPIHPHLHPDVSGNVRSGDKLPSPMVPVGSAPTVDIEKIPREPPAPEPEPLDHLYGPFVSQLCLTNFLQILETLPTPYQRMNTSHRCLDQDDQPRVVEVTFSPPPNPNYLTFADLRKHESIWRFEREWNVEVVLQKESVFRRHKRLAVFDMDSTLIQNEVIDEIAKFIGVEKEVSEITERAMNGELDFSQSLQERVGLLKGVPADVFDKLKSVITISPGARELCKSLKALGFKMAVLSGGFQPLAEWLAGELGLDYAFANHLEVDPASQTLTGKLVPTFPIIHAEQKRSLLHSLAAENNIPVSQTIAVGDGANDLPMLHAAGLGVAWRAKSKVQLEAPTRLNGESLTDILYLLGLDKRDVKELTGELVDDA; this is translated from the exons ATGGCTCAAGCCAACCCCACCGGAACATCACGTCCAGTGCGGCCGACACTGCGACATACTCTCTCAGGCACTTCTGTTATCCAGGACCATCAGCAATACAAGCCCCAGGTCCCTATTAACCAGAGCATTGGGGATGTCTTGGGCAGTGCCACTGAACCCGCTCGGGGGCCGCTCACATTTAATGCCAACCCGATTAGCCCGGATCCCGAAAAGGTGACCGACAGTGGCATCATCCATAGCATTTTCGATCATCAGGCCAATCCCCTTCCTGCCGGTACTCCCCAATTGGTCGCGACCATCTATTACAAGTCCTCCGACCCTATTCACCCCCATCTCCATCCCGACGTATCTGGAAATGTTCGATCGGGAGACAAACTTCCGTCCCCCATGGTTCCCGTTGGTTCCGCCCCGACGGTTGATATCGAGAAGATCCCACGGGAGCCCCCAGCGCCAGAGCCGGAGCCGCTTGACCATCTCTACGGGCCATTTGTATCGCAATTGTGCTTGACCAATTTTCTGCAAATCTTAGAAACCCTCCCTACCCCGTATCAGCGCATGAACACATCCCACCGTTGTTTGGACCAGGATGACCAGCCCCGTGTGGTCGAGGTCACCTTCTCGCCGCCTCCGAACCCGAACTACCTTACTTTTGCGGACCTTAGAAAACATGAGAGCATCTGGCGTTTTGAGCGGGAATGGAATGTGGAGGTTGTGCTACAGAAGGAGAGCGTCTTCCGTCGGCATAAGCGACTAGCAGTGTTTGATATGGATAGCACTCTGATTCAGAACGAGGTTATTGATGAGATTGCCAAGTTCATCGGAGTGGAGAAGGAGGTTTCG GAAATCACAGAACGTGCCATGAATGGCGAGCTCGACTTTTCGCAATCGCTCCAGGAACGTGTCGGTCTGCTCAAAGGAGTTCCGGCAGATGTTTTCGACAAGCTGAAGTCTGTGATTACCATCTCTCCCGGTGCGCGCGAACTGTGCAAGAGCTTGAAGGCTCTTGGTTTCAAGATGGCCGTCCTGAGTGGAGGCTTCCAGCCGCTGGCAGAATGGCTCGCTGGCGAGCTTGGTCTTGACTACGCTTTTGCCAATCAT CTGGAAGTCGACCCCGCATCCCAAACCCTAACTGGCAAACTCGTCCCAACATTCCCTATTATCCACGCTGAGCAAAAGCGTTCTCTTCTCCATTCCCTCGCCGCAGAGAACAACATCCCCGTCTCCCAGACCATTGCCGTCGGCGACGGCGCCAACGACCTTCCCATGCTCCACGCCGCAGGCCTCGGTGTCGCCTGGCGCGCCAAGAGCAAGGTGCAACTCGAAGCACCTACTCGTCTCAACGGTGAAAGCCTAACTGACATCCTCTACCTCCTTGGTCTCGACAAAAGGGATGTCAAGGAATTGACGGGCGAATTGGTCGATGATGCATGA
- a CDS encoding lipoate synthase (BUSCO:EOG0926131E;~COG:H;~EggNog:ENOG410PI7C;~InterPro:IPR031691,IPR006638,IPR007197,IPR003698, IPR013785;~PFAM:PF04055,PF16881;~go_function: GO:0003824 - catalytic activity [Evidence IEA];~go_function: GO:0016992 - lipoate synthase activity [Evidence IEA];~go_function: GO:0051536 - iron-sulfur cluster binding [Evidence IEA];~go_function: GO:0051539 - 4 iron, 4 sulfur cluster binding [Evidence IEA];~go_process: GO:0009107 - lipoate biosynthetic process [Evidence IEA]), with product MAAVSSSPFRLLNATSRVVPQVGAAVPIGARSYATTDPSPSATSSPTTLRRKTTFKDKLNAGPSFADFVSGGNDSTPLDPSEAYELKTALVGPAGKKKEMTRLPSWLKTPIPDSKNYQRLKKDLRGLNLHTVCEEARCPNISDCWGGNDKSAATATIMLMGDTCTRGCRFCSVKTSRAPPPLDPHEPENTAEAISRWGLGYVVLTSVDRDDLVDGGARHFAETVIKIKQKAPNMLVECLTGDYAGDTEMVSLVARSGLDVYAHNVETVEALTPQVRDRRAKFQQSIRVLDAAKKARPDLITKTSLMLGLGETEEQLWDTLRQLRAVNVDVVTFGQYMRPTKRHMAVHEYVTPDQFELWRQRALDMGFLYCASGPLVRSSYKAGEAFIENVLKKRRAGAGSAETVSDKTIAVGEATR from the coding sequence ATGGCAGCAGTATCGTCGAGCCCTTTTCGCCTTCTAAACGCTACATCGAGGGTTGTCCCTCAAGTTGGAGCCGCCGTTCCAATCGGCGCTCGCAGTTATGCCACCACAGATCCCTCCCCATCCGCCACCAGTTCCCCGACGACGCTGCGCAGAAAAACGACATTCAAGGATAAACTGAACGCCGGCCCATCGTTTGCAGATTTCGTCTCTGGCGGCAATGACTCGACTCCGCTTGATCCCTCTGAAGCATACGAACTCAAAACGGCACTGGTCGGTCCCGccgggaagaagaaggaaatgaCGCGGTTACCGTCGTGGTTGAAGACGCCGATTCCCGATTCGAAGAACTATCAGCGCTTAAAGAAGGATCTTCGGGGTCTGAATTTGCACACCGTTTGCGAGGAGGCGAGGTGTCCGAACATCTCGGACTGCTGGGGTGGTAATGATAAGTCGGCTGCGACGGCGACAATTATGCTCATGGGTGATACTTGTACCCGTGGTTGTCGGTTCTGCAGTGTGAAGACATCACGCGCGCCGCCGCCGCTTGACCCGCACGAGCCGGAGAATACAGCAGAGGCAATTTCGAGATGGGGTCTTGGATATGTGGTTTTGACTAGTGTCGATCGAGATGATCTCGTGGACGGCGGTGCCCGGCACTTTGCCGAGACGGTCATCAAGATTAAGCAGAAGGCACCCAATATGCTGGTCGAGTGTTTGACGGGCGACTATGCCGGAGACACCGAGATGGTCTCCCTCGTTGCCCGTTCCGGTTTGGACGTGTATGCGCATAATGTCGAGACCGTCGAGGCCCTGACACCGCAAGTCCGTGACCGCCGCGCCAAGTTCCAGCAATCCATCCGCGTTCTCGATGCCGCGAAGAAGGCGAGACCGGACCTCATCACCAAGACATCGCTCATGCTTGGTCTTGGAGAAACAGAAGAACAGCTCTGGGACACACTCCGCCAGCTTCGCGCTGTAAACGTTGACGTCGTCACTTTTGGTCAGTACATGCGGCCAACAAAGCGTCACATGGCTGTCCATGAATATGTCACTCCTGACCAGTTTGAACTCTGGCGCCAGCGCGCCCTTGACATGGGATTCCTCTACTGTGCATCAGGACCCCTGGTTCGCAGCAGTTACAAGGCTGGTGAGGCATTCATCGAGAACGTGCTGAAAAAGAGACGCGCCGGTGCCGGAAGCGCAGAGACTGTTAGTGATAAGACGATTGCCGTGGGTGAGGCTACTCGTTAA
- a CDS encoding uncharacterized protein (COG:S;~EggNog:ENOG410PYYU): MVPSYANRNMPPYYMKENIMPHSNNFNHHNNSTSPSAPRYSPNLRPWRRQHSHGSLSFMTSPRLEQTEYTTSQQQRRPADGAPVCVSPFRSVRRMKQPFQLMLPTSPACESTATFAKEPRRLHPSPSLSDSRESHPSSSSTYFSPKPESESDNEPEFNIACACAPGENICDNCNVQQSPQIQNEEQKRSVEITNVHMAHSTLVKQYGDVTANDRETTPTSAEIESTPSPNSEETGEEDTLGRLQRARAGTTSTQASWVPDNFSYCQNWFQGVETMDVKDEKSREHSRRKFQIVQVENKITPSSPPSNHDVKDVKLAVASRTKPKLVDISRQSSPLMSCSVPAHQDPVPSTPDHRQQEVSAFSPDTPLEIADSGYVTHLACFSLDDSRDDKEDDEYTDASSIASESVSSTVVCEKPAINSDRPILPNKTDQPPNATLAPKPDASPGTSSNKSEREQLEKWWDHEWTIDQLEQSVKDFPESKLKLTSPVIMFLRESDEKSLIRQFEKVFPDAAEYQLDCLCASLIARNYIFELCSNHRRNSGLSRRLNVASEKNCPNLGIRFAQALPSQIKDQVLGSRSTELCKDLDAMVNDMLFAVTGKADETLKSAITQNMSNDRPWIP; this comes from the exons ATGGTCCCGTCCTATGCGAACAGGAATATGCCTCCGTACTACATGAAGGAGAATATCATGCCTCACAGCAACAATTTCAACCATCATAACAACAGTACAAGCCCGTCTGCGCCGCGCTACTCGCCGAATTTGCGACCATGGAGACGGCAACACTCTCATGGCTCCCTTTCGTTCATGACCAGCCCTCGTCTGGAGCAAACAGAGTATACAACGTCACAGCAACAACGGCGGCCAGCAGATGGGGCACCTGTCTGCGTTTCACCCTTTCGATCCGTGCGGAGAATGAAACAGCCTTTTCAACTGATGCTGCCAACGTCTCCGGCGTGTGAGAGTACCGCGACATTTGCGAAAGAGCCCAGACGACTGCACCCTAGCCCTTCACTGTCGGACTCTCGAGAGTCGCACCCATCGTCTTCATCCACATACTTTTCGCCTAAGCCTGAGTCAGAGTCCGACAATGAACCCGAATTCAACATAGCCTGTGCTTGTGCACCTGGTGAGAATATTTGCGACAACTGCAACGTACAGCAAAGCCCTCAGATCCAAAATGAAGAGCAAAAGAGAAGCGTTGAAATCACGAACGTCCATATGGCACACTCGACTCTTGTCAAACAATACGGAGATGTCACTGCCAACGACCGCGAAACCACGCCCACATCCGCCGAAATAGAATCCACGCCTTCGCCGAACAGTGAGGAAACCGGAGAGGAAGACACCCTTGGTAGATTGCAAAGGGCAAGAGCAGGGACAACTTCTACCCAGGCGAGTTGGGTGCCGGACAACTTCTCATACTGCCAGAATTGGTTCCAGGGTGTAGAGACCATGGACGTTAAGGATGAGAAATCCAGGGAACACAGTCGGCGGAAATTTCAAATCGTTCAAGTCGAAAACAAGATTACACCCAGTTCGCCTCCCAGTAACCACGATGTCAAAGATGTG AAACTGGCTGTTGCCAGTAGAACAAAGCCAAAGCTAGTCGACATTTCACGACAATCATCGCCATTAATGAGCTGTTCAGTTCCTGCTCATCAAGATCCAGTCCCCTCCACGCCAGATCATCGACAGCAGGAAGTATCTGCATTCAGCCCTGACACGCCTCTTGAGATCGCGGACAGCGGCTATGTCACTCATCTCGCGTGTTTCTCTCTGGATGATAGTCGAGACGAcaaggaagacgatgaaTATACAGACGCGAGCTCAATAGCTTCAGAAAGTGTTAGCTCAACGGTTGTTTGCGAAAAACCGGCGATCAATTCAGACAGACCCATCTTGCCAAACAAAACTGACCAGCCACCCAACGCCACGCTAGCACCAAAGCCAGATGCATCACCTGGAACGTCATCAAATAAATCAGAACGAGAACAGCTCGAAAAATGGTGGGATCACGAATGGACCATCGACCAACTGGAACAATCAGTGAAGGACTTTCCGGAAAGCAAGCTCAAACTGACGTCCCCGGTCATCATGTTTTTGCGCGAAAGCGATGAGAAATCACTTATACGCCAATTCGAGAAAGTCTTCCCAGACGCCGCGGAGTATCAGCTGGACTGCCTCTGTGCTTCTTTGATAGCCAGAAACTATATCTTCGAGCTGTGCTCGAACCACCGACGAAATAGCGGGCTCTCACGTCGACTCAACGTCGCTTCAGAGAAGAACTGTCCGAACCTAGGTATCCGATTCGCTCAGGCATTGCCATCacagatcaaagaccaggtCTTGGGGTCACGAAGCACAGAGCTTTGCAAAGATTTGGATGCCATGGTCAATGACATGCTTTTTGCAGTCACCGGGAAAGCCGATGAAACACTCAAGTCTGCTATCACA CAAAATATGTCAAATGACAGACCATGGATACCCTGA